A single region of the Hirundo rustica isolate bHirRus1 chromosome 17, bHirRus1.pri.v3, whole genome shotgun sequence genome encodes:
- the CFAP251 gene encoding cilia- and flagella-associated protein 251, which produces GAISSPLPGYRERHTQHKGSASLVWAASPGMLFRKNRDSSLHPLDLSWVFGYNSSLAVHSLMDGEDWVLLYVSSHIVVIHDILRNKQFHLQGHTNVISCLCVSEDKRWVATADQGPDALIIVWDSYSGVPVHTIFESHSEDGVCAIAISQDAKYLVTISAATVQKVCVWRWTLPTEKAICSIELKPEFGHQDYVIFNPQNPHEFVSNSKTQMIFYVWDDSGLQYGAPFLSNQTFKCLVGQFSQSVFHFNNTQVLTGTSAGKLVVWDMDNPRTLPEELLAKPHGITATKVVSMQKESLTVLKVLESCIVTGDVEGQVKFYDGQLRLLTIYSHDKVGPIQSISFSTVLRDPPSALPGSSCPFLTRNFILSTSDATMFHVATDSTNFERIMQEAKKAVNAIACHPKEPLVAVGSHCGLLKVWEYKETQYLVSRIFTEAGIQCLSYDPEGYFLAAGFTDGSVYILDAISLQSICEEFQFSQGPVTHISFSHDSKYLVTADETYSVTVYKRVLKNGSRCWEHLAGLDSHYKPIRSILFGVHSHSNEPRLLSLGEDRQLVEYDLNSSIKDHLVVTQRNRLEQDAVPLCLTWYPQLNTESFFLTANNCYKMKLYNTMTKTCRKTLLGPTYGSPLEKIQILPRTSSADPQQHYLVYITRDKVGLQMLPVDGNPHKSSAFICHPDGASDFAISHDGRYIFTAGGKERTFMKWKVNLHVLDAAAFLGGEDLIPFYNLLDGGREGKFFRELEDYFYYVQLCRQGIDTLERRQVSTHIPLEEIPSVMRAIGFYPSEEEIEGMIDEVKFSKYADTREEVTKINLDDFIKLYINHRPALGLSMKTIQRAFQVLGYDNKKGDKVIDRGDFLSLLQCRGEKMTEEELAECLTTLLCRRPRKGESELDTCDPTGAAALIEEEIPAEITAEIFVADILGLPIAEPEKKNGRKKKKKEGSES; this is translated from the exons GGAGCCATCTCCAGCCCTCTCCCAGGCTACAGGGAGAGGCACACACAGCATAAAGGCTCTGCCAGCTTGGTGTGGGCAGCCTCGCCGGGGATGCTGTTCCGGAAGAACAGGGACAGCAGCCTTCACCCCCTT GACCTGTCCTGGGTGTTCGGCTACAACAGCAGCCTGGCCGTGCACAGCCTGATGGACGGGGAGGACTGGGTACTCCTGTACGTCTCCTCCCACATAGTGGTCATCCACGATATCCTGCGGAACAAGCAGTTCCACCTGCAG GGCCACACGAATGTCATCTCCTGCCTGTGTGTGAGTGAAGACAAACGCTGGGTTGCGACTGCCGACCAAGGGCCAGATGCTCTGATCATCGTGTGGGACTCCTACTCTGG GGTACCCGTGCACACCATCTTCGAGAGTCATTCAGAGGACGGGGTCTGTGCCATTGCCATTTCCCAGGATGCCAAGTATTTGGTGACCATTAGTGCTGCTACGGTGCAG AAAGTTTGTGTTTGGCGATGGACTTTGCCCACAGAGAAAGCCATATGCAGCATAGAGCTGAAGCCTGAGTTTGGGCATCAG GATTATGTAATTTTTAACCCTCAGAATCCCCATGAGTTTGTCAGCAACAGCAAAACCCAAATGATATTTTACGTGTGG GATGATTCCGGTTTGCAGTATGGGGCACCATTCCTGAGCAACCAG ACCTTCAAGTGCCTGGTGGGACAGTTCAGCCAGtcagttttccattttaacAACACCCAAGTTCTGACGGGCACCTCGGCCGGGAAGCTGGTGGTGTGGGACATGGACAATCCCCGCACACTCCCCGAGGAACTGCTGGCCAAACCCCACGGAATAACAGCCACCAAAGTGGTGTCAATGCAGAAGGAGAGTCTTACCGTGCTCAAAGTGTTGGAGAG ctgtaTAGTCACAGGTGATGTGGAAGGGCAGGTTAAATTCTATGATGGGCAGCTGCGGCTCCTCACCATCTACAGCCACGACAAAGTGGGTCCCATCCAGTCCATCTCCTTCTCCACAGTCCTTCGTGATcctcccagtgccctcccaggcagcagctgtccCTTTCTCACCAG GAACTTTATCCTTTCAACCTCTGATGCAACCATGTTCCATGTTGCAACAGACAGCACAAACTTTGAAAGAATCATGCAAGAGGCGAAGAAGGCTGTGAATGCCATTGCCTGCCACCCGAAGGAGCCACTTGTGGCTGTGGGGAGTCACTGTGGGCTGCTGAAGGTGTGGGAATACAAGGAGACCCAGTACCTGGTTAGCAGGATATTCACTGAGGCTGGCATCCAGTGCTTATCCTATGATCCTGAAG GTTATTTTCTGGCTGCTGGTTTTACTGATGGAAGCGTTTACATCCTTGATGCAATTTCCCTTCAGTCCATCTGTGAAGAATTCCAGTTCTCGCAAGGCCCCGTGACTCACATCAGCTTCTCTCACGATTCCAAGTACCTCGTAACCGCT GATGAGACTTATTCAGTAACTGTTTACAAGAGAGTCCTGAAGAACGGGAGCAGATGCTGGGAGCACCTGGCAGGGCTGGACTCCCACTACAAACCCATCCGGAGCATCCTCTTTGGGGTCCACTCACACAGCAACGAGCCCAGGCTCCTGAGCCTCGGCGAGGACCGGCAGCTG GTTGAATATGACCTGAACAGCAGCATCAAGGACCACTTGGTGGTCACACAAAGgaacaggctggagcaggatgcAGTGCCCCTGTGCTTGACCTGGTACCCACAGCTCAACACCGAGTCCTTTTTCCTCACTGCCAACAACTGCTACAAAATGAAGCTCTACAACACGATGACCAAAACGTGCAG AAAGACCCTTTTGGGACCAACCTATGGCTCTCCCTTGGAGAAGATACAAATCCTCCCTAGGACAAGCTCTGCGGACCCCCAGCAACACTACCTGGTGTACATTACAAGGGACAAG GTGGGCTTGCAGATGCTGCCTGTCGATGGCAACCCTCACAAGTCCTCAGCCTTCATTTGCCACCCAGATGGTGCCTCTGATTTTGCCATCTCCCACGACGGGCGTTACATCTTTACAGCCGGGGGAAAGGAGCGCACTTTTATGAAATGGAAGGTCAACCTGCA TGTCttggatgctgctgctttcctgggtGGGGAGGACTTGATCCCATTCTACAACCTCCTGGATGGTGGCAGAGAAGGCAAATTCTTCAGG GAACTGGAGGACTATTTTTACTACGTACAGCTGTGCAGACAAGGTATCGACACACTGGAGAGGAGACAGGTGTCAACACATATTCCCTTGGAGGAAATTCCTTCTGTAATGAGAGCAATAGGATTTTATCCATCAGAGGAAGAG ATTGAAGGAATGATAGATGAGGTAAAATTCAGCAAGTATGCGGATACCAGGGAAGAAGTGACAAAAATCAATTTAGATGATTTTATCAAACTTTATATAAATCATCGACCTGCGCTCGGCTTGTCAATGAAAACCATACAACGAGCATTTCAGGTTCTTGGTTATGATAACAAGAAGGGAGACAAAGTTATTGACAGAGGAGACTTCCTGTCACTGCTTCAGTGCAGAG GGGAGAAGATGAcagaggaggagctggctgAGTGTCTGACCACCCTGCTGTGCAGGAGACCCAGGAAAGGAGAATCTGAACTGGACACCTGCGATCCCACAG GTGCAGCAGCTTTGATTGAAGAAGAAATTCCAGCAGAAATCACAGCAGAGATATTTGTTGCAGACATTCTTGGCTTACCTATTGCtgaaccagaaaaaaagaacggaaggaaaaagaagaaaaaagaaggctCAGAATCATAG